The Toxorhynchites rutilus septentrionalis strain SRP chromosome 3, ASM2978413v1, whole genome shotgun sequence genome includes a region encoding these proteins:
- the LOC129779211 gene encoding uncharacterized protein LOC129779211: MKEISPEEIDDSPQYFLPHHAILRPESSTTKLRTVFDASCKSQSGVSLNDVLLAGPTIQNTLIALVMRFRMHAYVISADIEKMYRQIWVHYTDQPLQRIYWRDDKESPLKIFQLQTVTYGTNSAPFLATRVLQQLAEDEAENYPLAAPVVRTSFYMDDLLFGCNNIDTLKSTCTQIVAMLHSAGFTLRKFSSNSQNVLEIFHEQLRETRTLLDLDADQTVKTLGLLWEPSTDVLSYKIPTWSPVSRYTKRIIVSQMSSLFDPLGLLSPVIVLAKMIVQTLWKQDYPWDYCLPPTVQQMWLDYQQHIAFLKDLRIPRFISSLNSFDNIELHGFRDASERAYGACIYMRSIAENGSCVVHLIAAKSRIAPLEVKSIARLELCAALLLSHLLQMVMESIGQHNNIILWTDSTIVLHWLAATPSTWQTFVANRVAEIQRLTSCAIWRHVPSAENPADLISRGVQAYGIVENSLWWNGPIWLSNTNQRWPENIILSYPQTDKILEARSITNDEIHGATLSLVRVAQQEYFHRELEALAKGNPVSRSSRLRYLNPKLQDGLIRVGGRLQHADIPYDTKHPLVLPDKHPLSLQIATSAHERSLHGGPQLLLSIVQHEFWPLGGRNLARKVVHNCVICAKAKPRSIEQLMGQLPPARISQAHPFKFVGIDYAGPIYLKPNTRKGAPVKAYVAVFVCLVVKAAHLELVSDLSSAAFIAALRRFVARRGIPSTIYCDNATNFTAAQRELRDLRRLFLSQQHKQAVYMEAAALKIEFHFIPPHAPTFGGLWEACVKSFKHHMRRIVGNNHLSAESFTTVLAQIEACLNSRPITPLSSDPNDLQALTPGHFLIGRPLLAVPEPNLDEIPENRLDNWQKIQRITQHFWKRWHEE; the protein is encoded by the exons ATGAAGGAAATTTCCCCCGAAGAAATCGATGATTCACCTCAATATTTCTTGCCGCACCATGCAATATTACGCCCGGAAAGCTCTACGACAAAATTGCGGACGGTATTCGATGCGTCCTGCAAATCTCAGTCAGGTGTTTCACTAAACGACGTTCTTCTTGCTGGACCTACTATCCAGAATACACTGATTGCGCTTGTCATGCGCTTTCGTATGCACGCCTATGTCATAAGCGCGGACATAGAAAAAATGTACCGCCAAATTTGGGTACACTACACAGATCAGCCTCTGCAGAGGATTTATTGGCGGGATGACAAAGAATCTCCGTTGAAAATATTCCAGCTTCAAACAGTAACATATGGAACAAACAGTGCTCCGTTTCTCGCAACTCGGGTGCTACAGCAGCTCGCCGAAGATGAAGCTGAAAACTATCCTTTAGCTGCTCCTGTAGTTCGAACGAGTTTctatatggatgacttgttatTCGGCTGCAACAACATTGATACGCTGAAGAGTACATGCACACAAATCGTCGCTATGCTGCATTCGGCAGGATTCACGCTACGCAAATTTTCATCTAACTCGCAAAATGTTCTCGAAATATTCCATGAGCAACTAAGGGAAACAAGAACCCTTCTCGATCTCGACGCTGACCAAACAGTTAAAACGCTGGGTCTGTTGTGGGAACCTTCTACAGATGTTCTCAGTTATAAAATACCAACTTGGTCTCCAGTTAGTAGATACACCAAAAGAATTATCGTGTCACAAATGTCAAGTCTGTTCGACCCACTTGGCTTATTGAGTCCAGTGATCGTCCTAGCAAAGATGATTGTTCAAACATTATGGAAGCAAGATTATCCATGGGACTATTGTTTACCGCCTACTGTCCAGCAAATGTGGCTAGATTATCAGCAGCATATTGCCTTCCTCAAGGATCTCCGTATTCCTCGTTTCATCTCATCGCTGAATAGTTTCGACAACATCGAGCTGCATGGTTTCAGGGACGCCTCCGAAAGAGCGTATGGAGCTTGTATATACATGCGATCCATCGCTGAAAACGGTTCTTGTGTGGTTCATTTGATTGCGGCCAAATCTCGTATCGCTCCTCTTGAAGTAAAATCAATAGCTCGTCTGGAACTCTGCGCAGCTCTTCTTCTTTCACACCTCTTACAAATGGTGATGGAAAGCATCGGTCAGCATAACAACATTATTTTATGGACAGATTCAACCATTGTCCTGCACTGGCTAGCCGCTACACCTTCGACTTGGCAGACGTTCGTGGCAAACAGGGTCGCGGAAATCCAGCGACTCACCTCGTGCGCAATATGGAGACACGTTCCTAGCGCAGAAAACCCTGCCGATTTAATTTCTAGAGGAGTACAAGCATATGGCATCGTGGAAAATTCCCTTTGGTGGAATGGACCTATCTGGCTATCGAATACCAATCAACGTTGGCCGGAAAACATAATACTGTCGTATCCACAAACAGATAAAATTCTAGAAGCAC GTTCGATTACTAACGACGAAATCCATGGAGCAACATTATCACTAGTTCGTGTCGCTCAGCAAGAATATTTTCATCGCGAATTGGAAGCTTTAGCTAAAGGAAACCCAGTATCTCGTTCCTCACGCCTTCGTTATCTCAATCCGAAGCTTCAAGACGGCCTTATACGTGTTGGAGGGCGTCTACAACATGCTGACATACCGTATGATACAAAACATCCTCTAGTGTTACCTGACAAACACCCACTATCGCTTCAAATTGCTACCTCTGCCCATGAACGAAGCTTGCACGGGGGACCTCAGCTGCTTTTATCAATAGTGCAACATGAGTTTTGGCCTCTAGGAGGTCGTAACCTTGCCCGGAAGGTCGTCCATAACTGTGTTATTTGTGCTAAAGCAAAACCTAGAAGTATTGAACAGCTAATGGGTCAACTGCCCCCTGCAAGAATATCACAAGCACATCCATTCAAATTTGTGGGAATCGACTATGCAGGTCCGATTTATTTAAAACCAAACACGCGCAAAGGAGCCCCAGTGAAGGCTTACGTGGCAGTATTTGTATGCCTAGTTGTCAAGGCGGCACATCTCGAGCTCGTATCTGACCTCAGTTCAGCGGCCTTCATAGCAGCACTACGTCGATTCGTCGCCCGCAGGGGAATCCCCAGCACCATTTACTGCGACAACGCAACAAATTTCACTGCAGCTCAGCGTGAACTCCGAGATCTACGTCGATTATTTCTATCACAACAACATAAGCAAGCAGTGTACATGGAAGCTGCTGCTCTCAAGATTGAATTCCATTTCATCCCCCCACACGCTCCCACATTTGGTGGTCTTTGGGAAGCGTGCGTCAAATCCTTCAAGCACCATATGCGCAGAATTGTGGGCAACAACCATTTGTCAGCCGAATCATTTACCACCGTTTTAGCCCAAATAGAGGCCTGTTTAAATTCACGTCCTATAACTCCGCTATCATCAGATCCAAATGATCTGCAAGCCTTAACGCCGGGACATTTCCTGATAGGCCGCCCACTGTTAGCAGTTCCTGAGCCCAATCTGGATGAAATCCCCGAGAATCGTCTCGACAACTGGCAGAAGATTCAGCGCATAACACAACATTTTTGGAAACGTTGGCACGAGGAGTAA